From the Anoplolepis gracilipes chromosome 15, ASM4749672v1, whole genome shotgun sequence genome, the window GCTGATCACGCTTACAGCATGTTCCTCGTCCAGGATTATTGCCACCACCCAGGCGCCATTTGGCAGAATTCTAAAGGCCGTAAAATTGCACGGAGGATACATGGAAATGATCCAGGAGCAGAGGTGCTCGCACGGTCTGCTTCGATTGACGTGCAGGTTCGTCAGCAATCTTTATCGCGTGCCGCAGGAATAGTTTCTAAGAAAGTAATTTCTAACttatacactgaaaaaaaaaagatcttgcaacttcaacaaaaattttctatgtgtaaaaaattcattgaaacagataaattattagcaaatactgtgatactgcatatattttgtacttaatcaatttaaatgacagacacagaatttatatctgtactattagtgtaatttagacagaaaatttgtctgtgatgcctatctttaaaaCCTAtcgtcaaggacaattatatttgtgattaatatttggcaatgggatctaaattttctagagatattgctagaatattgctgctataaattctatacgtgacaaacaatattctaacagatagaaaaagtagcgataaattttaattgagacatctagaaatctatctacgttagcaaaatatttttttcagtgtgattacaaattaatttattaatttaattattatttatttatttagatagcCTACTCCGCAtgtcatttatttatcatactaaaatatgtgtaaatttctttttttttaaatttatacttgaaaaatattgcagttttatttttttattttattctcttcattattattttatatcttatttattaatgtacatttttctcttcctactaaattattatcaaatacaaGTAACTCTAAATTAGTAAGATATCAgagttttcaaatttaatttctcagctgatattaaattatttaatttcaagtttGACGAAACTTATTTCTGTATCtcacaatatattattgtttgataaaacaattaattatagctTGACACGGAAGGAAAGTTTCAAAACgactataagaaatatttaaaattgaacatATATGTTATCGTTTAAAATGGtttcgttaattaaattttcttttaattttttgtttacgcAATCGCATATAAAATAGCCTTGTATTTGCAGATCATTGAAAGCGTTCATATTCATCTTAGAAGCGGAATATCACGCGAATCACACAGAGCTGTGTTTGAAGGAATCGAAAAGCTTGGAAGAGCTCAGGATGTGGGAACACAAAGGTAGCACACGACGATGGGTAGACATGAGAGAACTTAAAGGAAATTATATCTTTGACGACGAGTACGACACAGTCGACGTCGTCGATATTCGATCATCTTTAAATAAGAGGTAAATCAATGGCAttcatttcaatataatataatatatatataataatttaaacgcGTTCAATGTGCAACAACACTCAaacttatgtatttttttataattttagaaaattattctaaagagaataaaaaaaataatattaaaaagatcgGTTAAGTgaataaagttgaaaaaaattatatttaaattattttcctcaAATTCTTAAAAAGATAAGTTGTACCACTATTGTATTAGCTTTTCCAATTGCAATTGCGGATTAAGAAGAATTTTATtgctgatttttatttacgatacGTTAGCTGAACAGAATTTTCATAGTTCTCGTCGACGATATCGGACTTCTGTTCATGACGAACATTCAACGATACAAGATAGCGTTTGGTTACGATCGTGGTCTACCGTGAGGTAAACCGCAGTTCTAGAAAACGACTCTTATTCCGTTTACTGTCGACTACAAGCATTGTAAGTCTCTTGCAGTAAAATTATAAGGCATCGAGCAATATGACACTAGATCAAACGATTAAATTCTCAACTGTTGAGTGAAAATTTCTTACGtaagatgtattatataatatattttacactatataatatgaatatattatatgctttctatctttctttttaacaaataaaataatacaacaaaagtttagaagaaatatataatttgttatgtGTGTGTAACAAATTAcgtataagtaaatttttttataaaagacaaaatagatcaagaaaatgttttaatataattgagataataaatgatgtgttaattatattcaattaaatataaaataaaagtaaaagatcAAACAACGCAAAAACTGTATtaacgttttataaatataatcactaAAAAAAGTCACACGATTACTGCGTAACGTAGTATACAGCCACTTGATCGAGTCACCCCCTTCGCTCTTTCACCCGATACCCGTTTTTATCCGCTACTCGAGAGCCGTCGAGGGTCGAGAGTGAAATCTCGACGTTTGATGTGCGAGGATAAAAGCATTCctaaagcaataattgcctCCCTCCCTTCTCTTCTCTCCGAAATGCGCGTCAGATGATCGCCGAAGGAGAAACAATCTCCGTTAAATGGTCCGCCTGCCTCCACCCCTAGGTTTACACAGCATCACGATCCGAGAATTCCACAAATGGGGATCGACAGGGATGCAAATTTTGCATTACTGAAATTGCACTAAATCCTTCGCGGCAAATTGAACATAGCTTTTATATCGAAATCTGgaatttgcaaaaatgtataatacatcaaatcatttaaattatattatcaaattaaaagtaaaaaacttataaagaagtaacgaaaaattttaatttaataataacaataataaaaaactctAATTCTTGCTAATTCTTGGAtgagcatatttttttcataattaaagttataataattttatgtacacacacatattttctcattttctcttCCATAATAATTTTCGACATCAGGAGGTACGCTCGTTGCTTGTTTGCCgtgttttcattaaattttaatataaaaaaaaaactattttttttttgttttaatttcctGTAGAAATAGTAAGTAATTGACAATAagctttgtaaattttatcgaCAAACAGAATGATTTATTTCTACATGGAAGAGGCAATCGCGTATAAAACCACAAGTTTCAATTTGAGAACGCCTGTGAGactaaaaaattcaatgagATTCCTCGTGAGACGGCGTAGCGAGGGAAAGAGGGGGAGGAAAAGGGAATGAAATGTTATTTCCCTTTTATTTCCGTCCATAGACCGATAAAATCAACGAAAATGAACGTAACAGGCTGAGGCAGCGAGGCCTCTTAAAAGGGGTGAAAATCCACCCTCGTCTATTATTCACTCCTACTTTTAAGCAACAAGGATCGCGGCAACACAATCGCGACTCTTCCCCTAAATTCCATCCCCCTAGAAATGCCCAGGGCTGCTTTTGTCAGCGCATTTCGTAGCCCCTAATGACCGACGTTGCTTATTTAATTGGCGGCCGTCGAACAAAACGATAGTATTCGAAAGCGAAACTTTACATGAGTTTTTCTCTATTCATGTGTCCCAGGagaataattagaatttttaaaagataatttaaagagagagtataaaagatagagaaatatatacaagatataaagatatatttatattgcaaaatttaatattattaattatttttttaatatttttaaatctatttattctGTTATGTGTTAATTTAATgcttttcaatataatttaggTGTTCTGGCCAGAAACATTGTCGCTATAATGCGACCGTCGATCAACCAGGAGCGCATTCTTGGACTCCAGGTGAAATCTTGTTAAAATACGCCTGCATACCGGGTGAGTACATTCAAtgacaataaaaaacattattcacgtattataaatatctaaataaatgattaataatttcattaatatttccaaactttttaaaattattttgaatatcttCCGAAATGAGAGATTCCAACtaatttctgaatattttctaaattattcttaatctcCACTCAATTTTGAgcaataaaaatcaaacagATTTCCGTGTAAAATCTTCGCCGATATCTTTTAGTACACGCGGTACACGTATCTGGTATTAATAATCTGGCTTTATTTATCAACGGGAAAGCCCAGACTATTTCTCTGCGATCGATTTTCGGGCGTGCGCAATCAATGATCGACGAACTTGATAaaacgagcgagcgagccTGGATCTCCCTGAATCTCCTCCCACGCACGCGATGAcgcgaaaataaaatgcaCGACACGTCACGTGCTGCATGTCCGACGAAATCGACCTCACCATTAGATTTCTATCACGGCCGTTGTCAGCCAGCTGTCGGCGATGCATGCTCGATCTTTATTGACCGTGGGATCGGTAGCATGTGCCTTGACATTTTCCCGAAAGCCGACAAACAAGAAACGATGCATCCAATGCATCTGGCGCGTACAATGCACGCCGCAAAATACACGTGTAATCCCGATGTTCCATGGGATTGCACGTAGCATGGAAGCTTCTTATGAGGGTTATATGACAGAAACGTGGCGTTTTTCTCAGAGTTGACTTATTTACTATTTGGTAgtttgatttttctaaaagagTATGCATCGcaagtaaaaaattagagGAATACGCGTTACGATTCATTGTTTCTTGCAGAAAAGCACGCTTtagatattgtaattttttaaatctatacgTTCTAAATTGCTTCatttcactcaaaaaaatattttgctaatgtagatagatttctagatgtctcaattaaaatttatcgctactttttgtatctgttagaatattgtttgccacgtatagaatttatagcagcaatgttctagaaaatttagatcccattgccaaatattaatcgcaAATATTATTGTCCTTGAcgataggccttaaagataggcatcacagaaaaatgttctgttttaaattacactaataatacagatataaattctgtctctgtcatttaaattgattaagtgcaaattttatgcagtatcacagtagttgctaataatttatctgtttcagtgaattttttacacctaaaaaatttttgttcaagttgcaagatcatttttttgagtgtattataattctttcaaaatataaataatatttatttaacacgtataatacatataaatatatacatatatatgtatgtgtgcacgtaagagaaagaaagttatttaataattgtaatataaaaattttacattaattttttaaatattattaaattttataaaaaaaaaaaaaaaaaaaaaaaaaaaaacaaaaaacaatttgatatatcgagaataatTCGAGACTTTCAAAGTTTTGAAAACGCAATGTTTTATTAGACGGAGACAGACGTTcatctgacaatgagtcaaTAGATCCAACGAGAGCAATTCGCGATTCGACGAGACAAAACATTCCCTCGCGAAGGTCGCCATACTTGGATGAATATCGGAAACGGCACAGATACAATTGCACTCTACTCAGGAGTAAGAGAGAAGGATAGGTAGCAAGGGAGGGATGATaggagggaaagagagggaaataaggaaagagaggaagaaggagagATAGAGGACCAATTTCCCCTGCGCTGCCCTTATTACCACTACCGGCGTGAAATCATCTCCCACCAAAAGTCGCACCCCCTATCCGCGAATCTGGGGCAAGGACACCCTCACCTTTTGGCCTGGCGATATACTATAAAGGGGTCTCTCGCAATCGTAATGGCGACAAATGCATGGCGACAAATGGACCGCAACAGATGCAGTTGTTAATGGCGGCCTTATGGTTGCAGATATGCGTGACCCATTATTCCGCTTCCCCTCCCTGCTccgaaaataattcttttcgaAAACGACCGAATTGTATCTGGTAGTGATGATTTATTACTGGGAGAGATTTAATTAGGAGGTGAACATCTGGACGATAGCATTAAATTGATAGGGTTTATAAGTGTATACGtgacattttcaaataattaaatgtcgTAATTCATCCAATCacgttatatgtaattattttagacaatattataatgtaaataatttatatagagttATTGAACATAAATTACGATAATTCTAATAACTCATCAATGtccaaaattataatcaataatatctcattaatgtattcaaaattacgatcaattattaatttatttcttcgagtatataattatttcttgtttcaacaaataattatatactcgatattttaactgtatttatttcatcttatatatatatatataaataaaatcatattataattatactacaATCATACTGTATAATAGAGTATTGTAGCGATAAagtgcataattaattaatcattgatTGATTACAGAAGCTGCGGTTAAACGATATTGCAACCAAGAGGTGAAGGTGACCAGCGTGGAAGGAGGTTACATCAACACACCTGGCTACCCGTTATACTATCTTGGAGAAAACACGTGCGGGTGGACCTTCAGAACATTTCCGGATCAAAAAATAGTTCTGACCTTTCACGACTTAAACATTCGCGGTAAGCACGTGTTTTAACTCGACAAATAACACGACAAAGTAGATTGTCTTTATCGGCATACTCATTTGCATTGTACGCATACTACGCACTTTTATATGTtgtgattaaatattgaaatatcgagtagagaagagaaagagagagagagagagagagaaataataaaaaaaatgcacgtAGATTCAAATCGacctgataaataaatttaaatataactgaACTCACAAAACACTAgacatatttctctttctttcttcttgaaaatctatttttgtaGTTTATATGTGAGTGCACTTCTAAAGAAAACTCGATTTCTATAATACGAATAAATCCGGACTTCCACATAGATTCTTAAATcgataagatttttctttattgttttgaaaaatgctACGagtaacaacgtcaatttcgcTCAAATAAAAGCGTCttcaataaattgaatttgaagAAAAGTTCCTTCTTGGAACTACACCGACGTTACAATCGCGTACGTCAGtaactaaaataaatgaaataaatgtgTGAGTAGATTTGAGACATAAATTACTTGTACGCGATAAAAAAAGTCGATCTATGACAGATcgacatgtaaataaatatatatttcacgccTTCGATGTGACATGCGACACAACATACCTACAACAGCTGGAAAAAAGTGtcgatacattttttcttagtttttatcttttcacaCCGAGTTTAGGGAAGCCAGGGGGTCTTTTTCGGAATTAGAGAAAAGATAGCACgagaaaaatgcaataaagaAAGATATGAAAAGGAGAAGAAAATCCAGAACGCCAATAAGACGTCGAGATGTTCGACGAAATCCAAGTTTTCTATTGAATTTCGAAAATAGAACGACTATGATTATTGGCCATGACGGGGACTATTATATTTAGGTCAGGATCTGACCTAAATAATCCTAGGGAATCCATGACGTCATCGGTAAATCATAACAaccgaaaaaaatgtattctcgagtaaaagtatattttatattctctcttaatggatattcttaataaataaggattttttctttcttacgcaatattttttaatatttgtaaattaagtaaaaactaaatatttcacTTGTCAatttgtttgaataaatagcaaatatttatttataaaattgttctttattatcattgggattaataatttcaaacattaaataaataaatattaaataatataataataagaaaatatttcattcagTACATTCTTATATGTTAGAATATCTAAACCTATTATACTCTTTAGAGGATTTCTCTCTTAAGCTAAGAGAATCCTTTCAGTgcttattttagaaagatgTAAAAATGAGTGAAATATGCTTAAAATAAggagataattttttcagtGAAAAGATGTGCCAggcgaatttttttattaaactacgATAAAACATCTAGATTATTAGCTATCGCTCGATGAGTCCacgtgaattatttaatacacattaatatatatgttaaatatttctgttcGCTTTTTCgtaatctctatttttatttcaaataacgATTTTAATATTGGACACATGTGCTGCATGTGGCTGGGTCAAATTAAGAAACTGCATCGAAATAATAAACCGCCTAACGGACTGGCTCGATTTTATACGCGTTCGTGTGCGTAAACAAACTTTAGATAAACTGCAGATAAATTTCCGCAGGTCCGCAGACTGACGGAAGCTGTGTAGACATCGTGCGAGTGCGAGATCGTGGCAGCACTCTCCTCGAGTTCTGCGGCACCGCAGCGGGTATGCGGATCGTCTCGACTTCGAACGTGTTGACACTTGACTTTGTCGCTTCTAAAAGGCTCTATAGTGCCCGAGGCTTTTTGTTGCACTACCAAGGTAAACAAAAGGATTTCAAGAGAATCCCCCTCAATATTCATacctatataatattcaaaaataatttcagaacgtgaaaattttaagtattgtctagatgatataattttaaatgtaatttaatgaatatatctaatattaaaaaagcttctttaaatataaattttatatttattgttatttctaAGACATTGCATgagaaatgtcaaatttatatttatattaaatataataataataatatttatattatttatattgaatactaAAGAAACTTCTTTAgtatttaatagtaaattacatttaaaatgagaccgtctagaaaaaaaagaaaaaaaaaatatatatatatatatatatataaaattcaattattattatacatgtcacacacataaaattattagtcacataaaatttcaaagaagaGTTTAATCTAGtgatttacttttaaatttcttataaatacaatagaattctatttcaatagaattaaaaaattctaataatttactagagtgtaaaatataaaaatcctaTACGCAATGAAAATTCTAAACAGATAGTAACTTGCAAATGTAGCAAATTGTTAATGGTGGAGGCAAGGGCATGATAAAAATGAACTTGTGCTTACAGTGTTAGGTTGTCCAGAAGTCTTAGCACCGAACGGAAGTTACGTATCGAACGGTACATTGACTTCGCGGACATTCCTATGCAAGTCGGGCAGCGTGTTTCCCGACAGtatggaaagaaaaagaacgcTCGAGTGCAAGAATGGCAAATGGAACGAGACTATCACCAAGTTGCCTGGCTGCGTGGGTAAGAATTTGCCTGATAAatctgttatattatatttttttgcttatttgcgtcgtattttatatatttattcatcgGCCATTTCGTTATATCGGATATAACCGGAAATTCAcgcatgtattttattacgtatttttcatatattacaattttaatacattcatTTTCGTGATAAAACATATAGTTTATTCTACTTTATTCTGTGCAAATTTACCACGAGCGTCACcaatttgatttaaatgtttttgtaaaagCAAATCGCGCACGTAAAACAAAATCAATAACtgctgatatatttaaatttaaatctcctTATTCCCTATAAATCTCACAcattacgtaataaatttgaattcataaattattgatactatattaattttttttttaaacgactGAAGAGAACGAGAGTCTGACTCACATGCAAGTCGGCGACAAAAGATTAATCGTAGATTCAAAATTTACAGCTTGTTTGCCATTCTTTcgaatttttcaatcattacaCTTTGAACCCTCGTCTGGTTcgatattatctatattttacaaCCCTAAATTAACGGACATACAACGCGCGTCCTTTCCTGCGATTAATTCGAAATTCCCACGCGTGGGTTGGTCACGCGCAATCGCCGAATTCACGCAATAATCAGTGCGATTTACGCAGCAAGGCGCGCGAGATAATCGATACGGCCCTTACAGAAAACCTAATAGCTAGTGATGGCACAAAAACcctataaaaattcaaactttGCAGTTTTTTGTGTCATAAATAACTATACATTAAAATCTtaacttttgcaaattatttatttgtttatttaaaataatcataatcaCTTGATATCttgagtaataaaaatattataattaatttaatattatttaatattgaaaatcttaaaatgtcatcaaattaaatttagcaaaaaatatatataattctttatgttattgaatttaatttaactaatattatttaaaattctttttcaaatataatttaaaaatgaagaaactaaagttaaatatagaCGAAGAAAGTAAAAgctaatcttttttaaaggCTCTTATCAAAGGCTCTTTCGAgtacttttatttatctttaagaGCTTTACATTCGCTTCTTAccttttagaaagaaaaataaaaattgaagttgaataaaaataaaattaaagcgagatataaagatagaaagataAACTCAAAGAATAAACTATACTGAGTGTTAAAATGTGCCATTATAATACATGAATCATCGCGTACTTCGAACAAAGTTTGGACACTTTTTGCAATAAAGGACATTATTCAGAGTTTTGTTCGTCAGTGGCAGAATCGGTCAGAATGCCATCGCTACCTATGGCTGCCCATCGAGGGGGCTTTCTTCCCTCTCAGGGAAAATGGTGGGGAACCCCACTTCGGAGAAGGGAGCAACGGTGATGTAGTTCTCTCGGTAGGGGAAGGAAAGACAAGGATAAAttccgagagaaagagagagaatcttATAGGGCAGAGAGGGTTCCCAAAGGCAACCATACATCGTCTTCATCGTCGTTGCCGCGCGATACCAGTCGTATGAACGTCACGTGTCTCTTTAGACGCGAGAAAAAATACGCGCTTTAAATTAGCTTTGAAATTCGTGAAAGTACATTCCCGTCACGTATATTCGGTACATTCGCGTTTTGGAAAAACATTGTTTGCACTAAAAACTCAAAGAATTCGCCATCCGTAACATCCACcaggtaattaattaatctatctatatataaaatcacatttaatcgtataactttatttttagattaaaattgttacacAAAAATGTGACAAATGACTaacaataaagtttaaaaattgagtttctaatatttatctaataaatatgaggtcgaataaaatattgtcattatctattaaatattaaagaattatttcttataattaataattttaaagcaaaGTATACGATGATTCGATGAATGTAAATAACGAATGACatacaaagtattttatttcttctaacTAGATTAAAGCACAATCGATATCATGGGCGAAGTCAACGAAATGATCTTCTCGCTGAGCTTTCGCATTCATTACCATctctgaattaattaatatcgtgtatatgtatatatgtatt encodes:
- the LOC140674037 gene encoding uncharacterized protein isoform X2 — its product is MAWPAATVTTLTSLLMLLLITLTACSSSRIIATTQAPFGRILKAVKLHGGYMEMIQEQRCSHGLLRLTCRSLKAFIFILEAEYHANHTELCLKESKSLEELRMWEHKGSTRRWVDMRELKGNYIFDDEYDTVDVVDIRSSLNKRCSGQKHCRYNATVDQPGAHSWTPGEILLKYACIPAAVKRYCNQEVKVTSVEGGYINTPGYPLYYLGENTCGWTFRTFPDQKIVLTFHDLNIRGPQTDGSCVDIVRVRDRGSTLLEFCGTAAGMRIVSTSNVLTLDFVASKRLYSARGFLLHYQVLGCPEVLAPNGSYVSNGTLTSRTFLCKSGSVFPDSMERKRTLECKNGKWNETITKLPGCVATSAVILKTENEHHHLSSLSGDNILGTGVRIGRGEDAVASGSSNPIMDSAQSAMMKQADYVVDVVLPTVLIALLFVGNAIIVYIIFQFRKRRLPASTQNEEMALRGPADVPQV
- the LOC140674037 gene encoding uncharacterized protein isoform X1, which encodes MAWPAATVTTLTSLLMLLLITLTACSSSRIIATTQAPFGRILKAVKLHGGYMEMIQEQRCSHGLLRLTCRSLKAFIFILEAEYHANHTELCLKESKSLEELRMWEHKGSTRRWVDMRELKGNYIFDDEYDTVDVVDIRSSLNKRCSGQKHCRYNATVDQPGAHSWTPGEILLKYACIPEAAVKRYCNQEVKVTSVEGGYINTPGYPLYYLGENTCGWTFRTFPDQKIVLTFHDLNIRGPQTDGSCVDIVRVRDRGSTLLEFCGTAAGMRIVSTSNVLTLDFVASKRLYSARGFLLHYQVLGCPEVLAPNGSYVSNGTLTSRTFLCKSGSVFPDSMERKRTLECKNGKWNETITKLPGCVATSAVILKTENEHHHLSSLSGDNILGTGVRIGRGEDAVASGSSNPIMDSAQSAMMKQADYVVDVVLPTVLIALLFVGNAIIVYIIFQFRKRRLPASTQNEEMALRGPADVPQV